A section of the Primulina eburnea isolate SZY01 chromosome 1, ASM2296580v1, whole genome shotgun sequence genome encodes:
- the LOC140835652 gene encoding EID1-like F-box protein 2, with protein MYLTKQLRCLHSSSCACTKGHLSEEVIFLVFNQLNWNPKLIAALSCACKWFDDLAKRVLWKEFCKTRAPKMMIDLQSRGSHSVDGNWRALGKLLVYCFGCEKDGLFNNIQIPGHFVYRTRFSRTSGKSFLLPQCRTDVLYVSDPCEHLDQGDEGDIGFFRGIFKSFALSKVRKMLIQRVAPLHPTEVCPYCKAKLWNMLAANMIPPSATCRLGAYEDSIEYYVCLNGHVLGICTLLPLSDTDEPSEE; from the coding sequence ATGTATCTCACAAAACAATTGCGCTGCTTAcattcatcatcttgtgcttgcACGAAAGGGCATCTTAGCGAAGAAGTCATATTCCTAGTTTTCAATCAGTTGAATTGGAACCCAAAATTGATTGCAGCACTTTCTTGTGCTTGCAAATGGTTCGATGATCTAGCTAAACGTGTTCTTTGGAAAGAGTTCTGTAAGACACGAGCCCCGAAGATGATGATTGATTTGCAGTCTAGGGGAAGTCATAGTGTGGATGGTAACTGGAGGGCACTTGGAAAGCTTCTTGTGTACTGTTTCGGGTGTGAAAAAGATGGTTTGTTCAATAATATTCAAATACCTGGCCATTTTGTCTACAGAACACGATTCTCGAGGACATCTGGAAAGAGCTTCCTATTACCACAATGTCGGACGGATGTTTTATATGTCTCTGATCCTTGCGAACATCTAGACCAAGGGGACGAAGGGGACATTGGTTTTTTTCGTGGGATATTTAAATCTTTTGCATTATCGAAGGTTAGGAAAATGCTGATTCAGAGGGTCGCTCCTCTTCATCCAACTGAGGTGTGTCCCTATTGTAAGGCTAAGCTGTGGAACATGCTGGCGGCTAATATGATACCACCGAGTGCTACTTGTCGATTGGGCGCATATGAAGACAGCATTGAGTATTATGTGTGCCTTAATGGGCATGTTCTTGGGATTTGTACCCTCTTGCCCTTATCGGATACAGATGAACCGTCGGAGGAATGA
- the LOC140835528 gene encoding probable galacturonosyltransferase 14, which produces MQLHFSPSMRSITISSSSSGGNVNGGVGDLMKIKVAARHIPYRTLFHTILILAFLLPFVFILTAVVTLEGVNKCSSIDCLGRRLGPKLLGRNDDYGRMVKDFVKILNQVNSEKVPDSLKIPDSFSQLVSEMKNNKHSSKEFALILKGMMERYEREIRESKFAELMHKHFAASAIPKGIHCLSLRLTDEYSSNAHARKQLPSPELLPLLSDNSYHHFVLSTDNILAAAVVVTSAVQSSVNPERIVFHVITDKKTYAGMHSWFALNPVSPALVEVKGVHQFDWLTRENVPVLEAVENHYGIRNYYHGNHIAGANLSDTTPRTFASKLQARSPKYISLLNHLRIYLPELFPNLDKVVFLDDDVVVQLDLSPLWNINLNGKVNGAVETCKGEDEWVMSKHFRNYFNFSHPLIARNLNPDECAWAYGMNIFDLRAWRKTNIRDVYHTWLKENLKSNLTLWKLGTLPPALIAFRGHVHPIDASWHMLGLGYQNKTDVEKVKKAAVIHYNGQSKPWLEIGFEHLRPFWTKYVNYSNEFVRNCHILE; this is translated from the exons ATGCAGCTGCACTTCTCACCTAGCATGAGAAGTATAACAATATCATCGAGCAGCAGCGGAGGAAATGTCAATGGAGGAGTCGGAGATTTGATGAAGATCAAGGTCGCAGCTCGCCACATTCCGTACCGCACTCTCTTCCATACGATTTTGATTCTTGCTTTTTTGTTGCCTTTTGTCTTCATTCTCACCGCGGTCGTCACCCTTGAAGGTGTCAACAAGTGCTCCTCAATCG ATTGTTTAGGACGGCGTTTGGGCCCAAAGCTTCTTGGTAGAAATGATGATTATGGG AGGATGGTCAAGGACTTTGTTAAGATCCTTAATCAAGTGAACTCTGAGAAAGTCCCTGACAGTTTGAAGATTCCAGACTCTTTTAGTCAACTTGTTTCTGAAATGAAGAACAACAAGCACAGTTCGAAAGAGTTTGCTTTGATTTTGAAAGGAATG ATGGAGAGATATGAAAGGGAGATAAGAGAGTCCAAGTTTGCAGAGCTAATGCATAAACACTTTGCAGCCAGTGCAATTCCGAAGGGTATTCACTGCCTTTCGTTGAGGCTGACTGATGAATATTCTTCTAATGCTCATGCACGAAAACAGTTACCTTCTCCAGAGTTACTTCCTTTGCTATCTGACAACTCCTATCATCACTTTGTGTTATCCACAGACAACATTCTTGCCGCTGCGGTTGTTGTCACGTCTGCTGTCCAATCATCTGTGAACCCAGAAAGGATTGTTTTCCATGTCATAACTGACAAAAAAACATATGCAGGCATGCATTCATGGTTTGCCTTAAATCCTGTGTCTCCAGCTTTAGTTGAAGTAAAAGGTGTTCATCAATTTGATTGGTTAACAAGAGAGAATGTCCCAGTTCTTGAAGCTGTGGAGAACCATTACGGGATTCGGAATTACTATCATGGGAATCACATTGCTGGGGCCAATCTAAGTGACACCACCCCACGAACATTTGCCTCTAAATTACAAGCTAGAAGTCCAAAGTACATTTCATTGCTGAACCATCTTCGCATATACCTTCCAGAG CTATTCCCAAACCTTGACAAGGTGGTGTTCTTAGATGATGATGTTGTGGTTCAACTTGATTTATCTCCGCTCTGGAACATCAACCTCAATGGAAAAGTTAACGGAGCTGTTGAAACCTGTAAAGGTGAAGATGAGTGGGTCATGTCCAAGCATTTTAGGAACTATTTCAACTTCTCTCATCCACTAATTGCTAGGAATTTGAATCCTGATGAATGCGCATGGGCATATGGAATGAATATATTTGACTTGCGTGCATGGCGGAAGACAAATATAAGAGATGTTTATCATACCTGGCTCAAGGAG AATCTGAAGTCAAACCTGACATTATGGAAACTTGGAACTCTTCCTCCTGCTTTGATTGCGTTTAGGGGTCATGTTCACCCAATTGATGCTTCCTGGCACATGCTTGGGTTGGGTTATCAGAACAAGACTGACGTTGAAAAGGTGAAAAAGGCGGCAGTTATTCACTACAACGGCCAGTCAAAACCATGGTTGGAGATTGGTTTTGAGCATCTGCGCCCATTTTGGACCAAGTATGTTAACTACTCAAACGAATTTGTTAGAAATTGCCACATATTGGAGTAG
- the LOC140809974 gene encoding microtubule-destabilizing protein 60-like, whose protein sequence is MDLSSKTAAAMVTPGKEKSSLSNPSKTNDSKKCSENFNPNLSSPKLKSSSSRSVTDSEKSARKAFIRSPNPNQIASPLLKSKIRDRKFVIAKKKSRNEEVNSPTSAVVCQKCKKSTGKSKCLCVAYQSLRASQEDFSMDRGQIDNDVEFEKLKEYDDETVKAQIKVNSISQDSNIVNGGKIKGNGAGGEEGESGLKRSRDRFLEEAKASEQEPGSGRVMQLVKAFEKFNLIPNSNDLNEKEVAEEVKDESKGLKWESTGLQQPPKFSKTVVSISPFSPPDLLLTSESLGLDSNRSYSLDSSQGSVNISVRFSADGRTSRRRSAESSLTFSGRRCKRKQLQPTSQKPFTLKTEQRGKCKEEEFMKKLKQVMEEEKRLRIPIAQGLPWTTDKPECSMKPPVKENTRPTNLVLHSDIRAEERAEFDHQVAKKMSLIEEYRMERERQQKLAEEEEIRRLRKEIVPKAQPMPYFDRPFIPRRSTKQPTKPREPKFHAPQQKKIKCCMSWDDNCIEHEG, encoded by the exons ATGGATTTGAGTTCGAAGACTGCTGCTGCAATGGTTACTCCTGGGAAAGAGAAATCCAGCCTATCAAATCCATCCAAAACAAACGATTCCAAAAAATGTTCGGAGAATTTTAATCCAAATTTGTCGAGCCCCAAATTGAAGTCCTCCAGTTCTCGGTCGGTTACTGATTCTGAAAAGAGTGCCCGAAAGGCTTTCATCAGAAGCCCCAATCCTAACCAAATAGCTTCACCTTTGCTGAAGagcaagatccgtgataggaagTTCGTGATAGCAAAGAAGAAATCTCGAAATGAGGAAGTGAACTCTCCGACCTCCGCTGTGGTCTGTCAGAAGTGTAAGAAGAGCACCGGGAAATCCAAGTGCCTGTGTGTGGCTTATCAGAGTTTGAGGGCTTCTCAGGAAGATTTTTCTATGGATCGGGGGCAAATAGATAATGACGTTGAGTTTGAGAAGCTAAAAGAGTATGATGATGAAACTGTGAAGGCGCAGATAAAAGTAAACTCCATTAGCCAAGACTCTAATATTGTCAATGGAGGGAAAATAAAGGGAAATGGCGCAGGTGGGGAAGAGGGTGAATCTGGGTTGAAGAGGAGCAGGGATAGGTTTTTGGAAGAAGCAAAGGCGAGTGAACAGGAGCCAGGATCCGGAAGGGTGATGCAATTGGTGAAGGCATTTGAAAAATTCAATTTGATTCCCAATTCAAATGATTTGAATGAAAAAGAAGTGGCGGAGGAAGTGAAGGACGAAAGTAAGGGGCTAAAATGGGAGTCGACTGGACTTCAACAGCCTCCTAAGTTTTCTAAAACGGTGGTCTCAATCTCTCCGTTCAGTCCACCAGACCTTCTCCTTACATCGGAGAGCTTAGGTTTAGATTCAAATCGATCTTATTCACTTGACAGCAGCCAAGGAAG CGTTAACATTTCAGTCAGGTTTTCTGCGGATGGTAGAACAAGCAGGCGGCGA AGTGCCGAATCATCTCTAACCTTTTCTGGAAGACGTTGTAAGAGAAAACAGCTCCAACCAACCTCTCAAAAGCCCTTCACGCTCAAAACTGAG CAAAGAGGAAAATGCAAGGAAGAAGAATTCATGAAGAAGTTGAAACAAGTGATGGAAGAAGAGAAAAGATTGCGAATACCTATTGCTCAAGGTCTACCTTGGACCACGGATAAACCAGAG TGTTCGATGAAGCCTCCAGTTAAAGAAAATACGAGGCCCACGAATCTGGTCTTGCATAGTGATATAAGGGCAGAGGAGCGGGCTGAATTTGATCATCAG GTTGCCAAGAAAATGAGTTTAATTGAAGAATACAGGATGGAAAGGGAGAGACAGCAGAAG CTTGCCGAAGAAGAGGAAATCAGAAGACTGAGGAAAGAGATTGTTCCAAAAGCTCAACCTATGCCATATTTTGACAGACCATTCATCCCCAGAAG ATCTACAAAGCAGCCCACCAAACCCAGAGAACCAAAGTTCCATGCACCCCAACAAAAGAAGATAAAGTGCTGCATGTCCTGGGATGACAATTGCATTGAACATGAAGGGTGA